Proteins from a genomic interval of Ferrimicrobium sp.:
- a CDS encoding Stp1/IreP family PP2C-type Ser/Thr phosphatase has protein sequence MNVTYAAATDTGRVRAQNQDRLFADGSVFIVADGMGGHAGGNVAAEVAVSETVASLKAGDHPEVAIDNANRSILDRAQHEVALEGMGTTLTMALVNAEESRADIFNVGDSRAYLLRDGELTQLTNDHTFVQELVDAGSITREQAMTHRARHVLTRVLGVALDVSPDHFQVPLQAGDVVLLCSDGLINEVSNDEIARVLATQNPEEAVDALIRSANQHGGNDNITVVVVKIDTPGRGAVRLEEHYQEPMEAPQVVPVGERALKTNRIPSPLPNSMTQRSAISRPLVRAALFLILLIVFAGVVVFAIDLYVQHSYFVTALDNRVAIYQGRQGGVLWFSPHVVDLTNIRLDRLAEGVRSQILHGISEGSLSQAKQFVHNATQQFSSTTIAYGGAL, from the coding sequence GTGAACGTGACCTACGCTGCGGCGACCGATACCGGCAGGGTACGTGCCCAGAATCAGGATCGTTTGTTTGCGGATGGCTCCGTCTTCATCGTTGCTGATGGCATGGGCGGCCATGCTGGCGGTAACGTTGCCGCTGAGGTAGCCGTTTCTGAGACGGTGGCTTCATTGAAGGCTGGGGACCACCCAGAGGTAGCAATCGATAACGCGAACCGATCGATCCTCGATCGCGCCCAACATGAGGTAGCGCTCGAGGGTATGGGCACGACGTTGACGATGGCGTTGGTCAATGCCGAGGAGTCGCGGGCGGACATCTTCAATGTGGGGGATTCTCGTGCCTACCTGCTACGCGATGGTGAACTCACCCAACTTACGAACGACCATACGTTTGTCCAGGAGTTGGTGGATGCTGGCTCGATCACCCGCGAGCAGGCGATGACCCATCGGGCTCGACACGTGCTGACGAGGGTGCTCGGCGTTGCCCTCGATGTCTCGCCTGACCACTTTCAGGTGCCGTTACAAGCTGGCGACGTCGTGCTTTTGTGTTCGGATGGCCTGATCAACGAGGTTTCCAACGATGAGATCGCTCGTGTGCTTGCAACCCAGAACCCCGAGGAAGCTGTCGACGCCCTCATACGCTCTGCCAATCAGCATGGAGGAAACGACAATATCACGGTCGTTGTCGTCAAGATCGATACACCCGGGCGTGGAGCAGTGCGATTAGAGGAACATTACCAAGAGCCGATGGAGGCTCCCCAGGTGGTTCCGGTCGGGGAACGAGCACTCAAGACCAACCGGATTCCATCACCGTTGCCAAACAGCATGACCCAACGTTCGGCGATCTCTCGTCCGCTGGTGAGAGCCGCGCTATTCCTCATCCTGCTGATTGTGTTTGCAGGTGTCGTCGTGTTTGCCATCGATCTCTATGTCCAGCACTCCTACTTTGTAACAGCATTGGATAATCGCGTTGCGATCTATCAGGGTCGGCAAGGAGGCGTGCTATGGTTCAGTCCCCATGTCGTCGACCTCACCAACATTCGTCTTGATCGGCTTGCCGAGGGCGTTCGGTCACAGATCCTTCACGGCATCAGCGAGGGGTCTCTCTCACAGGCAAAGCAGTTCGTGCATAATGCGACCCAACAGTTCTCATCCACCACCATCGCCTATGGAGGTGCGCTATGA
- a CDS encoding FHA domain-containing protein, producing MPLLLLSALKYVLIALIWLFFLFAMRAVWRETRRQARTTVATNLVSVPMNEPVSKPVSVGTHTDKTSGKLLVLEGPYAGRSFVFETPSVVGRDKACSIALAEDSFVSQRHAEIYLDRRHLVVADLGSRNGTFVNGDLLEAPMRVTKGDVIQLGKTAMKVVAK from the coding sequence ATGCCGCTTCTGTTATTGAGCGCGTTAAAGTACGTGCTGATCGCCCTCATCTGGTTGTTTTTTCTCTTTGCCATGCGTGCGGTATGGCGAGAGACGAGGCGTCAGGCACGGACCACCGTCGCAACAAACCTCGTGTCCGTACCCATGAATGAACCAGTTTCCAAGCCCGTGAGTGTCGGCACCCATACCGATAAAACCTCAGGTAAGCTCCTCGTTTTAGAGGGGCCCTATGCCGGCCGTTCGTTCGTCTTCGAGACCCCGTCGGTGGTTGGACGCGACAAGGCGTGTTCGATCGCATTGGCTGAGGATAGTTTTGTGTCCCAACGTCATGCAGAGATTTATCTCGATCGTCGGCACTTGGTCGTTGCTGACCTGGGTTCAAGGAACGGAACGTTCGTCAACGGCGACTTGCTCGAAGCTCCGATGCGAGTCACGAAGGGCGATGTGATCCAGCTCGGCAAAACGGCGATGAAGGTCGTTGCCAAGTGA
- a CDS encoding FHA domain-containing protein: protein MESIFAKGSPRGIEPAELGRRLVREIERSSRVGVRSSVAPNVLTVGLSVEDLRELSPLRNRVESELRVLAQETVEGGDYELLGPIDLQLIEDPELKSGTFYIDCTFREERGFGDRWAVVMPDGTPVKLTIGTHVIGRLAGSDIFVDDPRVSRRQAEIVVDEGSITVFDLGSTNGTFVNGAKISRPTELNQGDVVTVGTTDLSVRKG from the coding sequence GTGGAGTCAATCTTTGCCAAGGGAAGTCCGCGGGGAATTGAACCAGCTGAGCTGGGTCGTAGACTCGTGCGCGAGATCGAACGATCCAGTCGTGTCGGCGTGCGATCAAGCGTCGCCCCCAACGTCCTTACTGTTGGGTTATCCGTCGAGGACTTACGCGAGTTGAGTCCCCTACGCAATCGGGTGGAGAGCGAGCTGCGCGTGCTGGCCCAAGAGACCGTCGAGGGGGGTGACTACGAACTCCTTGGGCCGATCGATCTCCAGCTGATCGAAGACCCTGAGCTCAAGTCCGGGACGTTCTACATCGATTGCACATTTCGTGAGGAGCGTGGCTTTGGTGATCGGTGGGCGGTCGTGATGCCCGATGGCACGCCGGTCAAGCTCACGATCGGAACGCATGTCATCGGAAGGCTTGCGGGATCAGATATTTTTGTCGATGATCCTAGGGTCTCACGACGGCAGGCAGAAATTGTGGTCGACGAGGGCAGCATTACCGTCTTCGATTTAGGGTCTACGAACGGCACTTTTGTCAATGGCGCAAAGATTTCGAGGCCGACGGAGTTGAACCAAGGTGATGTCGTGACGGTCGGGACGACGGATCTCTCGGTACGCAAGGGTTAA
- a CDS encoding TMEM165/GDT1 family protein — protein MTITEFLVILGITLAAELTDKSMVAAVLISRRNGPVITLSAAIAAVGIEAFLVAFIANSIRLILRGTLIHVVVGIVLTVIGVLLLIKAFRTEDEDAKPDQRTTSWPKIFLIFFLAELGDVTQATTAGFALATGSPIFVGLAATLGMGISLTAAIALTRFTQHLSQRVLYTLAGLIILILAGLSFAGIGM, from the coding sequence ATGACGATCACCGAATTCCTCGTCATCCTCGGCATCACGCTCGCCGCCGAGCTCACCGACAAATCGATGGTTGCCGCCGTACTGATCAGCCGACGTAATGGGCCCGTTATCACCTTGTCAGCAGCCATCGCAGCAGTCGGGATCGAGGCCTTTCTCGTCGCGTTCATCGCCAACTCGATTCGACTGATCCTGCGCGGGACGCTGATTCACGTGGTGGTCGGCATCGTGTTGACGGTGATCGGGGTCCTGTTGCTCATCAAAGCCTTCCGCACCGAGGACGAGGACGCCAAACCTGACCAACGCACGACGAGTTGGCCCAAGATCTTCCTGATTTTCTTCCTCGCCGAGCTTGGCGACGTCACCCAGGCCACGACCGCAGGCTTTGCCCTAGCGACTGGGTCCCCGATCTTTGTCGGGCTCGCCGCCACGCTCGGGATGGGGATCTCGCTCACGGCGGCCATCGCCCTCACCCGCTTCACCCAACACCTCTCGCAGCGCGTGCTCTACACACTGGCTGGCCTCATCATCCTCATCCTTGCTGGCCTCTCCTTCGCCGGGATCGGCATGTAG